A window from Dama dama isolate Ldn47 chromosome 11, ASM3311817v1, whole genome shotgun sequence encodes these proteins:
- the MYCN gene encoding N-myc proto-oncogene protein: protein MRGAPGNWVGAELALDRRKRARTAATRGPPPAPGHPGTPAQNRLRIPGSRRECWRLARAPALHAPHGKEAPPELKRAERKEALIRGPGGEPMPSCTASTMPGMICKNPDLEFDSLQPCFYPDEDDFYFGGPDSTPPGEDIWKKFELLPTPPLSPSRAFPDHSPEPPNWATEMLLPEADLWGNPAEEDAFGLGGLGGLTPNPVILQDCMWSGFSAREKLERAVSEKLQHGRPPAAGPAAPAPGAPSPPGRGHGAAASGPGRPGAALPADLAHPAAECVDPAVVFPFPVNKREPAPVPASPAGAPAAGAAIASGAGAAAPVAAPVVALPRTGGRLASASDHKALSTSGEDTLSDSDDEDEEEEEEEEEIDVVTVEKRRSSSSSKAVTTFTITVRPKSAALGPGRAASGELILKRCVPIHQQHNYAAPSPYVESEEAPPQKKIKSEASPRPLKSVPPPKAKSLSPRNSDSEDSERRRNHNILERQRRNDLRSSFLTLRDHVPELVKNEKAAKVVILKKATEYVHSLQAEEHQLLLEKEKLQARQQQLLKKIEHARTC from the exons ATGCGGGGGGCTCCTGGGAACTGGGTTGGAGCCGAGCTCGCGCTAGACAGGCGCAAGCGCGCACGGACTGCAGCCACCCGAGGACCACCCCCCGCTCCTGGCCACCCGGGGACCCCCGCACAGAATCGCCTCCGGATCCCCGGCAGTCGGCGGGAG TGTTGGAGGTTGGCGCGGGCCCCCGCCCTCCACGCCCCCCACGGGAAGGAAGCACCCCCCGAACTAAAAAGAGCGGAGCGGAAAGAAGCCCTCATTCGGGGGCCAGGAGGCGAGCCGATGCCGAGCTGCACCGCGTCCACCATGCCGGGCATGATCTGCAAGAACCCAGACCTCGAGTTTGACTCGCTGCAGCCCTGCTTCTACCCGGACGAAGATGACTTCTACTTCGGCGGCCCCGACTCGACCCCCCCGGGGGAGGACATCTGGAAGAAGTTTGAGCTGTTGCCCACGCCCCCGCTGTCGCCCAGCCGTGCCTTCCCGGACCACAGCCCCGAGCCCCCGAACTGGGCCACCGAGATGCTGCTGCCCGAGGCCGACCTGTGGGGCAACCCGGCCGAGGAGGACGCGTTCGGCCTGGGGGGTCTGGGCGGTCTCACCCCCAACCCGGTCATCCTCCAGGACTGCATGTGGAGCGGCTTCTCGGCCCGCGAGAAGCTGGAGCGCGCCGTGAGCGAGAAGCTTCAGCACGGCCGGCCGCCCGCCGCGGGGCCCGCCGCCCCGGCCCCGggcgcccccagccccccaggtcGCGGGCATGGCGCCGCAGCTTCGGGGCCGGGCCGCCCCGGGGCCGCCCTGCCCGCCGACCTCGCCCACCCTGCCGCCGAGTGCGTGGATCCCGCCGTGGTCTTCCCGTTCCCGGTGAACAAGCGCGAACCCGCGCCCGTGCCCGCCTCCCCGGCCGGTGCCCCGGCGGCAGGCGCCGCGATCGCTTCGGGGGCGGGCGCTGCAGCCCCGGTGGCGGCCCCGGTAGTCGCCCTTCCGCGCACCGGCGGCCGCCTGGCCAGCGCCAGCGACCACAAGGCCCTCAGCACCTCCGGAGAGGACACCCTGAGCGACTCAG ATGATGaagatgaggaagaggaagaggaagaggaggagatcGACGTGGTGACCGTGGAGAAGCGGCGATCGTCCTCCAGCAGCAAGGCTGTCACCACCTTCACCATCACCGTGCGTCCCAAGAGCGcagccctgggccctgggagGGCTGCGTCAGGGGAGCTGATCCTCAAACGCTGTGTCCCCATCCACCAGCAGCACAACTACGCTGCCCCGTCGCCCTACGTGGAGAGCGAGGAGGCGCCCCCCCAGAAGAAGATCAAGAGCGAAGCTTCCCCACGGCCCCTCAAGAGCGTCCCCCCACCCAAGGCTAAGAGCTTGAGCCCCCGCAACTCTGACTCGGAGGACAGCGAGCGCCGTCGGAACCACAACATCCTGGAGCGCCAGCGCCGCAACGACCTGCGGTCCAGCTTTCTCACGCTCAGGGACCACGTGCCAGAGCTGGTGAAGAACGAGAAGGCCGCCAAAGTGGTCATCTTGAAAAAGGCCACCGAGTACGTCCACTCCCTCCAGGCTGAGGAGCACCAGCTtctgctggagaaggagaagCTGCAGGCCAGACAGCAGCAGTTGCTAAAGAAAATTGAGCACGCTCGGACTTGCTGA